The genomic DNA GTCGAATATTCGCCGCATCAGAGTCGGAGTCTACGAGATCGCTCGTCCATCCACCGATCCCGTCCATCCACTGTTACACTATATAAGAGGCCTCAGGGCACGCAAGCTTGAGCCGCAAGCAACTCAGTTTCCACTCACTTTCTTCTCCGATTCAAATCCATCAAAGCGAGAGAAGCATGGTGGCGATCAAATCCGTCAAGGCTCGTCAGATCTTCGACAGCCGCGGAAACCCAACCGTCGAGGTCAgattctcttcctcctctctttctctcttcgatTGGTCATCTATGTTAGGGTTTTGGATTTTGTGCTTCTGCGATCATCATTCGCGAGAGGTTTCGCGATGTTGATGATCTCTTGTGTTGGATCTAATTTATCCATTTGGGATTTTGAGAATTTGATGTTGTTTGACTGAAAAAATAATCCAAATTCTTCGCTATATTAATTGTCGATGTGGTTTTTTGCTTCAGGTTGATGTTACATGTGACAATGGGATCTTTGCGAGGGCTGCCGTACCCAGTGGTGCATCCACAGGTAACCTATTATGTCAAGTCGTTGACGTGTGGTTAGGCGCACTTCTATATTGCTGATTCTTCTTTTTTAATATTTGCTCCCTTGTTGTATTTCAGTTTTTCTAGTAGTGTATCAAGGCGATTAGTATTGCAATTCagcgatttaaatatttataacCACCATCGAAAGTCGAAACTTATGCTAGAAGGCTGAACACATTTATTGTTCTGGTTATTAATGATGAGTTTCGGATAGGTAGATTGTAACATTTCTCTAATTTACTGTTATTGTTTTAAAACTACTAATTAGAAAGTGTTGCAATCGAAGGTGTATATGAAGCACTGGAGCTGAGAGATGGAGGATCAGATTATCTTGGAAAGGGTGTCCTCAAGGTTCTTGTTTTTTCCTCTTTAAATTAGCTTAATCCTTGTCTCTTGAGTTGTATTTCAGTCCATGGTTCTCCAAAGATGTCAGCATCTGATTTACACGTTCTCAATATTGATTGAATATTTGACTGCACCTATGGATTTCTTTTTTATGTTGTTCGATGATATGATAAAAAATGTTTATCCATACTGTCTTAGGCCGTTGAGAACGTGAATAAAATAATTGCTCCAGCATTGATAGGCAAGGTATGCCAAATGTCCTTAATTTTTCTCCTAGTCGTATTTTATTCCTTCCATTATACTGTATAAGTCTAACAAATATGAATGTTTAAACTTGTTGCAGGATCCTACTGAGCAAGCACAGATTGATAACTACATGGTCCAACAACTTGACGGCACTCAAAATGAGTGGGGATGGTGCAAACAGAAGGTGAGCTTCTCTATTGTCATTGGTATTACgccattattatttatttagtttgaATAATTTGTTATTTGGTTCAATGTTGTTGCTTCAGCTTGGTGCCAATGCCATATTAGCAGTATCCCTTGCTGTTTGTAAAGCTGGTGCAAGTGTGAAGAAAATTCCACTCTATCAGGTTGGAAAAATGGTTAGACTAGACTCTGAGTAACTGATAATGTTTTTATGTCTGATATTCTTTTTTTGGGTTGTAGCACATAGCCAATCTTGCTGGAAACAAGAACTTAGTTTTGCCTGTTCCGGCATTTAATGTGATCAATGGAGGATCACACGCAGGAAACAAGCTTGCTATGCAGGTTAGAGCCACGTGAGATATGAGTTTCACAAAATGTAAGGTATTCATGGTTCTTATCTTGGGTTTCTTGTTATACCAGGAGTTCATGATTCTTCCAGTGGGGGCTTCTAATTTCAAGGAAGCCATGAAGATGGGTGTAGAAGTTTATCACAATTTGAAGGTTAGTGTTGTGTTGTaacttatttagctattttattaACACTTGTTTTAAGAACATTGGgatataacttttttttttgtttttaggcTGTCATCAAGAAGAAGTATGGACAGGATGCGACTAATGTTGGAGATGAAGGTGGATTTGCTCCCAACATTCAGGTTTGATGCTCATATTCATTATTATGAGATTTTGTATGATTGATGTAATTTTCATGATGAATATATTATTACTTGTTTTAAAGTAatcttattttcatgataaatgttGTAAAAAAATATACCATTGCACATTTGGAATTAAGCTAGCCGTTTGGGGATTGATTGGATTATTCAGCTGGATGTGTTTGTTGAGCATGGGGGCTTTTCTCAGTTGGCATGCTATCTTGGAACAAGTCAGATGGCCACTTTGAGTTTGGTGGATATTACTATCTTTAATTACTTGGTACCATCCAGCCCATCATATCCACCATGAGCTGGTCTCGTTAAGCTGCTGCTTAGACTTTTTGACATATATTCTACCTAATATAAAACTAATTGGAAATTGACATTGACTCAACATCTACCAATTAATCAAATAGAAGCTTGGGCATGACACGAAGCTACTCTTGTTATTAGTATGCTCAGCTAATTCTGGTTAACATGGAAGTGTTAAGAGCACAAGTAGCTATGGACGTACTGCTTGAACTGTTATTTCTTAGTCTCGATATACAACTAACTTATCAAAATCTTCTGTCAAGCTGCATTCACAATGTAGTCTTCCTAAGGATTTTCCTTTACATGATATAATTTTTTCTACCATAACTTATGGGAACTTAAAGTCTGTGCTTGAGTTGTTGGACAAGATTGTAACAAGGCATACTTGTTTATGAGAGACtttaattataagttaaactgcTTCATCTGCACTCTTTACTTTCTGTGGATTCTGATATTTCTTTCTTTGAAATTTCAGGAGAACAAGGAAGGTCTTGAACTTCTGAAGACAGCTATAGCTAAAGCTGGATACACTGGAAAAGTATGTACTATTACTATTATCATTTGTAAACTTATTCTTAAAGTTACATTATCTTATTGTGCTTGGGAATTGCTGCAGGTTGTGATTGGCATGGATGTTGCTGCGTCGGAATTCTATAATGAGAAGGATAAGACTTATGACCTCAATTTCAAAGAGGAGGTAAGCTTATTTTCGTTGGTTGATAGATTTAGGTGAATGACTTGCTACAATTTTAGACTCTTCAATATTCAGTTGCAATATTTTCTTCTAGATTCTCTGTCTTTCACTGTTCATGGTAACAAGAAAGTATGTTAATGCAGAACAATGATGGCTCTCAAAAAATTTCTGGAGACAGTTTGAAAAATGTCTACAAGTCCTTTGTGAGTGAATACCCAATTGTATCAATTGAGGATCCATTTGATCAGGATGATTGGACCCATTATACAAAGATGACAGAAGAGATTGGAAAGCAAGTGCAAATTGTTGGAGATGACCTACTTGTCACCAACCCGACAGTAATCTTTTACTTGGAAATTGCTAAAGACTCAGTTATCTTTTTTCCTCATTGAGATTTAAATTCCTTTTTGTTCAATTTATTTCTGCAGCGAGTTGCCAAGGCAATAAAGGAGAAATCCTGCAATGCTCTTCTTTTGAAGGTACTGCTTTTTACTAGTTGGCTATTTTTGTTCCTTgttttgagagagagagagaggtgctGTTTATGCGGAGGCCTTTGAGAAAAGAAATCAGCTTAGATCAACTTGAGGATATGTTCTGCTGACCGCGGGAGGCACAAAAGTATAGCTGATGCAAATCAGAGGAAAAAATGGAAATTTGACAGAATTGTAACAACAAGAAGCAATAAACGAATataaaaaatgtaaataaacaaacTGTGGATGAGAAAAGACATCTAAAATCGGGTTACGACCTTCCTACAAAGCTCCAGTTCTTTATATCTCGAACAACTTTTTTTTGAATTGTTAAGACTGGTATTTCATTTGTTCATTTGTTCATTTCCCCTTCATATTGAAGATGCGTTGGTCCTTAGCTATCTTGATGACAGAAGTTCCTATATCTGGTGTATCCGAGTAAGCAGTGTTTCTTTGTGTTCATGGTTGTTTAGGTAAATCAAATTGGGTCTGTTACTGAGAGTATTGAGGCTGTCAAAATGTCTAAGCAAGCTGGTTGGGGAGTGATGGCCAGCCATAGAAGGTATGTTCTTTGTTCATTTCTAGTCATTTTTAACTCTTCTTTTTAACTTGTCTTTTTCTTCTCACAGTGGTGAGACGGAAGATACTTTCATTGCTGATCTCTCAGTGGGTTTAGCAACTGTATGTACTTCAACTCAGATATTCCCCATGATTTCGTGGTATGTGCTTGTGTGATAAGTCTAATGTTTGAGAGTTTATCCAACAGGGTCAAATCAAGACTGGAGCTCCATGTCGATCGGAGCGCCTTGCGAAGTATAACCAGGTAAACTATATTGAGCCACTTGTAGTGTGATGTGGATATTATCATCATAGTGTAGTTATGTAACCTAGTCCTCCCGACCAATTTGGGTTGCCATTTGGAACAAATGCAAAAACAAAAAAAGGGCTTAACCCAGCTCTGGTGGTTGCATTCAATTATTCTGGGTATATGCCTATCCATTGaagggaagggaagaagaagagaagtatcATTTTTTTCTTAACCTTGTTTGCTTGGATTAATAGAATAGAATTAAGAAATTTGAGACCATTGTTCACTTGGAGGGCAATTCAGGTTAAAGGATTTAAACCAATCTATATTCAACGTTCTTAAATTCTGCCAGGATCATGCAGCTTAGAAGGGCTCCTCGCTGTTAATTTTGATCACGGCATCTGAATACCTGTTAAACATCAAATCCTGGGGACAATCTCGCTTTAGTTTATCTTATGGGAATTCTCTCTTGTGGTCCAACAATTTAGTTTCGTTGACATCAAAGTATGTTCCGGCAATTCACTCAGTTGATCTTTCTTTTGCTGAAACCATTATTTTTGGGCGTTGCTTGCAGCTTCTGAGAATTGAGGAGGAGCTTGGCGCTGCTGCAGTTTATGCAGGAGACAAGTTCAGAACTCCCGTCGCGCCCTACTAAAAGGGCAACAAACACTTGGCCGAAGCTATAGGAGGCTGCTGTCCTTCAGCTGAGTTTTGATTTTGGCTTAGTTTTCAGTCGAAAAAAGTTTGGTCTTACTTCTGAGGAATAATTTCCGGCTTGACACGTTGCAACTGCCTTGTGTTGAGGCAatggttcttttcttttgagTATGCTAAATCAGGTGATGAGTCTTGGAACCTGGAAACTTTTTACTAATATACCAAAAATAAACCTCTTAGCTCTAATGGAGAACAGTTGATGTTATTTGCATGATGAACCCCGTTTGCATCCGTTTATTGTCAGTTCTGGCAAATATTTTCCGTTGGCTATTTTAGCCAACTATTGACTTGAGACTTGCCATAGAATTTGCACTTGTTAAAAGAATTTGGGAACATTTTCAAGGGATACaaaatcaaatcttctctttttttttgacACTtcgcttttttttttaatttttatttttagataatTCAGATTTTAGTTTTTGAACTAACTAATTTTTAAAGTAGTTGATTAGTCtcataaaagttttttttatcgaTGATTGTAATAAATTCAAGAAGTACTCAGGTTGAAGATCACTGACAATCGATCTCTGCAATTGATCCATTGTTCTAGGCCGTCATGCTTCACTCATATACTAGAATCATGGCCCACAAACATGATTAAAAATTGTGATTGTAATAAATTAAGGTCATGCTTCACTCATATACTAGAATCATGGCCCACAAACATGATTAAAATTTGTGATTGTAATAAATTAAGGAAGTATTCACATTGAAGACCACTAACAGTCGACCTCCACAATTGATCCATTGTTACAGGCCGTCATGCCTCACTCATATATTAGAATCATGGGCCACAAACATGATTACTCATGCTCCACTTATATACTAGAATTATGGGCCGCAAACATGACTGTTCCATTAGATAAGGGTAGTCTGACCCCACCTAGGTAATCGTACTTTGTGTCATTTACA from Zingiber officinale cultivar Zhangliang chromosome 4A, Zo_v1.1, whole genome shotgun sequence includes the following:
- the LOC121971239 gene encoding enolase-like; its protein translation is MVAIKSVKARQIFDSRGNPTVEVDVTCDNGIFARAAVPSGASTGVYEALELRDGGSDYLGKGVLKAVENVNKIIAPALIGKDPTEQAQIDNYMVQQLDGTQNEWGWCKQKLGANAILAVSLAVCKAGASVKKIPLYQHIANLAGNKNLVLPVPAFNVINGGSHAGNKLAMQEFMILPVGASNFKEAMKMGVEVYHNLKAVIKKKYGQDATNVGDEGGFAPNIQENKEGLELLKTAIAKAGYTGKVVIGMDVAASEFYNEKDKTYDLNFKEENNDGSQKISGDSLKNVYKSFVSEYPIVSIEDPFDQDDWTHYTKMTEEIGKQVQIVGDDLLVTNPTRVAKAIKEKSCNALLLKVNQIGSVTESIEAVKMSKQAGWGVMASHRSGETEDTFIADLSVGLATGQIKTGAPCRSERLAKYNQLLRIEEELGAAAVYAGDKFRTPVAPY